The following nucleotide sequence is from Methanolinea sp..
CTGATCATTGAATTTTTCAAGGTGCTCGAGACCGCGAAAGACAGCCAGAGCGGCCTGCTTGAGAAGTATCTGCGTGCCGGCCAGATGATGGCATTTGCCGAGACCGTGGAAGGGGCAATCGGGGTAAAATCTGCTGCGTTCTCTGTTCAGGAGGTACCGGACATCAGGGTAGCGAGCAAGAACATCATGGGGGTGGTTGTACCCGAGATCGAGTCTTCCAAGGTCAGGAAGAGCCTGGTCGACCGTGGCTACGGGCTCCTCGGGACCACTTCTGCAATCGACGAGGCCGCATCTGCCTACGAAGACCTGGTGGAGGCAATTATTGAAAGTGCGGAGATCGAGACTACCATGAAGAAACTCCTCGACGAGATCGAGTCCACCAAGCGGCGGGTCAATGCCCTCGAGTTCAAGGTGATACCCGAGCTCACCGAGGCCCGCGACTTCATCAAGATGCGGCTCGACGAGATGGAGCGGGAAGAACTCTTCAGGCTGAAGAAGATCAAGGCCAGGAACGCGTGACCGGGAGGGCATGGATATGGTTACGATAGGGCGGTTGAGCGAGGTGCCTGTTGCAGGAAAGACCGTGCTGCTGCGACTTGACCTGAACTCCCCTATCGATCCTTCCTCCTGTACCATCCTCGATGACAAGCGGTTCCGCGAGCATCTCCCAACGGTCCATGCTCTTCGCGAATCGCGGCTGGTGATCGTGACCCACCAGAGCCGGCCGGGAAAAAAAGATT
It contains:
- a CDS encoding V-type ATP synthase subunit D, which produces MALRDIKPTRSELINLKRRIALSERGYKILKMKRDGLIIEFFKVLETAKDSQSGLLEKYLRAGQMMAFAETVEGAIGVKSAAFSVQEVPDIRVASKNIMGVVVPEIESSKVRKSLVDRGYGLLGTTSAIDEAASAYEDLVEAIIESAEIETTMKKLLDEIESTKRRVNALEFKVIPELTEARDFIKMRLDEMEREELFRLKKIKARNA